A DNA window from Acidobacteriota bacterium contains the following coding sequences:
- a CDS encoding transposase, whose amino-acid sequence MARHPHRLPLDQYRGFYCYFLTASTYGRRASFRDPALCGKVTTQLFQSTQKHGFAVIAYCLMPDHVHVLVEAEQPDADFRKWLGLWRQLSGFWERRRTGQYLWQEGYWDYTLRDDDSVIGIAAYVVANPVRAGLVRSPEQYPYLGSSRYSLTELMAAVQQRPRGASDG is encoded by the coding sequence ATGGCGCGTCATCCCCATCGACTCCCGCTCGACCAATATCGCGGGTTCTACTGCTATTTTCTGACGGCTTCGACCTACGGCCGGCGCGCGTCGTTTCGGGATCCCGCTTTGTGCGGGAAAGTAACCACGCAGTTATTTCAATCGACTCAGAAGCACGGGTTCGCGGTAATCGCGTACTGCCTGATGCCGGACCATGTCCACGTCCTGGTTGAGGCGGAACAACCCGACGCGGATTTCCGGAAATGGCTAGGCCTCTGGCGGCAGCTGTCCGGGTTCTGGGAGCGCCGCCGAACCGGACAGTACCTCTGGCAAGAAGGATACTGGGACTACACGCTTCGAGACGACGACTCGGTCATCGGCATAGCGGCCTATGTCGTGGCGAACCCTGTTCGTGCGGGCCTTGTTCGTTCACCGGAACAGTATCCCTACCTTGGGTCATCCAGGTACTCGCTGACCGAACTGATGGCGGCGGTGCAGCAGAGGCCCCGGGGTGCCAGCGACGGCTAA